One part of the Populus alba chromosome 18, ASM523922v2, whole genome shotgun sequence genome encodes these proteins:
- the LOC118032806 gene encoding uncharacterized protein, producing the protein MAEFCFIGIFNHPRSGSSIHLKMMEHGLLSPERAKKAHEKKQRKQKMQRFGTPIKSTKPSTSKPESSQKQQQSSKNGDPKAKRKISNDSDDDDDFILSSKRRKGCKSNSLQCPCTGNTCDRQAVNKHDSDCFSISGHNTFWIR; encoded by the exons ATGGCAGAATTTTG TTTCATTGGGATTTTTAACCATCCTCGTTCTGGTTCCTCTATTCACCTTAA GATGATGGAACATGGCTTACTATCCCCGGAGAGAGCCAAAAAGGCACAtgagaagaaacagagaaagCAAAAAATGCAACGATTTGGAACTCCCATTAAATCTACCAAACCATCCACTAGTAAACCTGAGAGCTCTCAAAAGCAGCAACAGTCATCAAAGAATGGAGACCCTAAAGCCAAGAGGAAAATCAGCAATGACagtgacgacgacgacgacttTATTTTAAGTTCGAAAAGAAGGAAAGG ATGCAAATCCAACTCACTTCAATGCCCGTGTACGGGCAATACATGTGACAGACAAGCGGTGAATAAGCATGATTCAGACTGTTTTTCCATATCAGGCCACAATACATTTTGGATCAGATGA
- the LOC118053671 gene encoding VAN3-binding protein isoform X2, translating into MRSCTEGQILESQQSDIAKLRMSSCSTKSLLQKLEDIDENGPASWLPVSCAAPETPTESMEFLARSWSVSAMELSKALSNTHVAIDNVEKASCFCSAEAEALDASSTTSKESFPSGGSTGSPPISPRDSEEMKELFLLHQALTPEFLSSQQLLKNGLYKSILKGRTMGRWLKDQKERKKQEIRTQNAHVHAAVSVAGVAAAVAALAASNAMSVELAATQQKTPSKLSSAVASAAALVASHCIEIAEDMGADHDQILTVVNSAINARTNGDVMTLTAGAATALRGAATLRARMQKGPGTTAFVLGEEKGEEDKEANITAALNFVTKGGELLKRTRKGALHWKRVSFNINSSWQVIVKMKSKHMGGTFTKKKKCVVSGVYTDILAWPGRDKADWSGRRAYFAIKTVERVIEFECSKADKQMWTEGIQHMLNCRTSLT; encoded by the exons ATGAGAAGTTGCACCGAAGGCCAGATACTTGAGTCTCAGCAGAGTGATATAGCAAAGCTTAGAA TGAGCTCATGCAGCACTAAGAGCTTGTTACAGAAGCTGGAAGACATTGATGAAAATGGCCCTGCTTCTTGGCTACCAGTATCATGTGCTGCACCTGAAACTCCTACCGAGTCTATGGAGTTTCTTGCAAGATCATGGAGCGTTTCAGCTATGGAGCTCTCTAAAGCTCTTTCCAATACTCATGTGGCCATCGATAATGTTGAGAAGGCTTCATGTTTTTGTTCCGCTGAAGCTGAAGCTCTAGATGCAAGCTCCACGACTTCAAAGGAATCA TTCCCAAGTGGTGGTAGCACTGGCAGCCCTCCGATCTCGCCAAGAGACAGTGAAGAGATGAAG GAATTATTTTTACTTCATCAAGCACTCACTCCAGAGTTTCTTTCAAGTCAGCAGTTGCTAAAAAATGGG CTATACAAGAGCATATTAAAGGGGAGAACGATGGGAAGATGGCTGAAGGATcagaaagagaggaagaagcAGGAGATCAGAACCCAAAATGCTCATGTGCACGCAGCTGTATCTGTGGCAGgggttgctgctgctgttgctgcacTAGCTGCTTCAAATGCAATGTCAGTGGAATTGGCTGCAACCCAGCAGAAGACGCCTTCCAAGCTGTCTTCTGCAGTGGCGTCAGCAGCAGCTTTAGTAGCATCTCACTGCATTGAGATTGCAGAGGACATGGGAGCTGATCATGACCAAATCTTAACTGTTGTCAACTCTGCAATTAATGCAAGGACTAATGGAGATGTCATGACCCTAACAGCTGGAGCAGCTACAG CCTTAAGAGGAGCAGCCACCCTAAGGGCAAGGATGCAAAAGGGGCCTGGAACTACAGCCTTTGTTCTGGGGGAGGAAAAGGGCGAAGAAGACAAAGAAGCAAACATCACAGCTGCACTGAATTTTGTGACTAAAGGAGGAGAGCTTCTCAAGCGTACAAGGAAAG GAGCTCTCCATTGGAAACGAGTTTCGTTTAACATCAACTCAAGTTGGCAG GTGATAGTTAAAATGAAAAGTAAGCACATGGGAGGAACattcacaaaaaagaaaaagt GTGTTGTCTCTGGAGTCTACACCGACATCCTAGCATGGCCTGGAAGGGATAAGGCGGACTGGAGCGGTCGCAGAGCCTACTTTGCGATAAAAACAGTTGAAAGAGTTATAGAGTTTGAATGCAGCAAGGCTGACAAACAGATGTGGACGGAGGGGATTCAGCACATGCTGAATTGCCGTACCAGCCTAACATGA
- the LOC118053671 gene encoding VAN3-binding protein isoform X1 produces the protein MRSCTEGQILESQQSDIAKLRMSSCSTKSLLQKLEDIDENGPASWLPVSCAAPETPTESMEFLARSWSVSAMELSKALSNTHVAIDNVEKASCFCSAEAEALDASSTTSKESQFPSGGSTGSPPISPRDSEEMKELFLLHQALTPEFLSSQQLLKNGLYKSILKGRTMGRWLKDQKERKKQEIRTQNAHVHAAVSVAGVAAAVAALAASNAMSVELAATQQKTPSKLSSAVASAAALVASHCIEIAEDMGADHDQILTVVNSAINARTNGDVMTLTAGAATALRGAATLRARMQKGPGTTAFVLGEEKGEEDKEANITAALNFVTKGGELLKRTRKGALHWKRVSFNINSSWQVIVKMKSKHMGGTFTKKKKCVVSGVYTDILAWPGRDKADWSGRRAYFAIKTVERVIEFECSKADKQMWTEGIQHMLNCRTSLT, from the exons ATGAGAAGTTGCACCGAAGGCCAGATACTTGAGTCTCAGCAGAGTGATATAGCAAAGCTTAGAA TGAGCTCATGCAGCACTAAGAGCTTGTTACAGAAGCTGGAAGACATTGATGAAAATGGCCCTGCTTCTTGGCTACCAGTATCATGTGCTGCACCTGAAACTCCTACCGAGTCTATGGAGTTTCTTGCAAGATCATGGAGCGTTTCAGCTATGGAGCTCTCTAAAGCTCTTTCCAATACTCATGTGGCCATCGATAATGTTGAGAAGGCTTCATGTTTTTGTTCCGCTGAAGCTGAAGCTCTAGATGCAAGCTCCACGACTTCAAAGGAATCA CAGTTCCCAAGTGGTGGTAGCACTGGCAGCCCTCCGATCTCGCCAAGAGACAGTGAAGAGATGAAG GAATTATTTTTACTTCATCAAGCACTCACTCCAGAGTTTCTTTCAAGTCAGCAGTTGCTAAAAAATGGG CTATACAAGAGCATATTAAAGGGGAGAACGATGGGAAGATGGCTGAAGGATcagaaagagaggaagaagcAGGAGATCAGAACCCAAAATGCTCATGTGCACGCAGCTGTATCTGTGGCAGgggttgctgctgctgttgctgcacTAGCTGCTTCAAATGCAATGTCAGTGGAATTGGCTGCAACCCAGCAGAAGACGCCTTCCAAGCTGTCTTCTGCAGTGGCGTCAGCAGCAGCTTTAGTAGCATCTCACTGCATTGAGATTGCAGAGGACATGGGAGCTGATCATGACCAAATCTTAACTGTTGTCAACTCTGCAATTAATGCAAGGACTAATGGAGATGTCATGACCCTAACAGCTGGAGCAGCTACAG CCTTAAGAGGAGCAGCCACCCTAAGGGCAAGGATGCAAAAGGGGCCTGGAACTACAGCCTTTGTTCTGGGGGAGGAAAAGGGCGAAGAAGACAAAGAAGCAAACATCACAGCTGCACTGAATTTTGTGACTAAAGGAGGAGAGCTTCTCAAGCGTACAAGGAAAG GAGCTCTCCATTGGAAACGAGTTTCGTTTAACATCAACTCAAGTTGGCAG GTGATAGTTAAAATGAAAAGTAAGCACATGGGAGGAACattcacaaaaaagaaaaagt GTGTTGTCTCTGGAGTCTACACCGACATCCTAGCATGGCCTGGAAGGGATAAGGCGGACTGGAGCGGTCGCAGAGCCTACTTTGCGATAAAAACAGTTGAAAGAGTTATAGAGTTTGAATGCAGCAAGGCTGACAAACAGATGTGGACGGAGGGGATTCAGCACATGCTGAATTGCCGTACCAGCCTAACATGA
- the LOC118053672 gene encoding lactoylglutathione lyase, whose amino-acid sequence MLRTVTAPSLSSSSSSSTCLTVSTQNKSYLIPHSLKLSSLLIGNIKKSNSNRTVTCNYNPSRRLALFQLGAVIPQSQFLSGNLAPARSSEVTDQNVLEWVKNDKRRMLHVVYSVGDLDKTIKFYTECLGMKLLRKRDIPEDRYSNAFLGYGPEDTNFTVELTYNYGVDKYDIGDGFGHFGIAVEDVSRTVDLVKAKGGKVTREPVPVKGGSTKIAFVEDPNGYKFELLERGLTPEPLCQVMLRVGDLDRSINFYKKSFGMELLRRRDNPEYKYTVALMGYGPEDKNAVLELTYNYGITEYSKGNGYAQIAIGTDDVYKSAEAVKQCGGKIIREPGPIPVINTKITACLDPDGWKSVFVDNVDFLKELE is encoded by the exons ATGTTAAGAACAGTAACAGCACCgtcattatcttcttcttcttcttcttctacttgtcTCACTGTCTCGACACAGAATAAATCTTATCTTATCCCACATTCCTTGAAACTTTCTTCCCTATTGATTGGCAATATTAAGAAGAGTAATAGTAACAGAACAGTTACTTGCAATTACAATCCTTCAAGAAGACTGGCTCTTTTTCAACTTGGAGCTG TTATCCCACAATCACAGTTCTTAAGTGGAAACTTAGCACCCGCAAGAAGTAGTGAAGTTACTGACCAAAATGTGCTAGAGTGGGTCAAGAATGACAAAAGAAGAATGCTTCATGTCGTTTATAGTGTTGGGGACTTGGATAAGACTATAAA ATTTTATACTGAATGTCTGGGCATGAAGCTGTTAAGGAAACGTGATATACCTGAAGATAGATATAGCAATGCTTTTCTTGGATATGGACCTGAAGACACTAACTTTACTGTTGAACTTACTTATA ATTATGGAGTTGACAAGTATGACATTGGAGATGGGTTTGGACATTTTGGTATTGCAGTAGAAGAT GTTTCGAGGACAGTTGATCTTGTCAAGGCAAAGGGGGGCAAGGTTACTAGAGAACCAGTTCCTGTTAAAGGTGGAAGTACTAAGATTGCTTTTGTTGAAGACCCAAACGGTTATAAGTTTGAGCTCTTGGAGAGAGGCCTTACGCCTGAGCCCCTATGCCAAGTGATGCTTCGAGTGGGTGATCTTGACCGCTCCATAAATTTCTATAAGAAG TCTTTTGGAATGGAGCTTCTACGCAGAAGGGATAACCCTGAGTACAAG TATACGGTAGCCCTGATGGGTTATGGTCCTGAAGATAAAAATGCAGTGCTGGAGCTGACATATAACTATGGGATTACAGAATACAGCAAGGGAAATGGCTATGCGCAG ATTGCCATAGGCACAGATGATGTCTATAAGAGTGCAGAGGCAGTCAAGCAGTGTGGAGGGAAAATTATCCGTGAACCTGGGCCTATACCAGTTATCAACACCAAGATTACTGCTTGCTTGGATCCTGATGGTTGGAAATCg GTCTTTGTTGATAATGTAGACTTTTTGAAGGAACTGGAGTGA